GGGTAGTTACCTTTTATTATAATACTTAAGGGCAACTTATGgccaaaaagaaaaggatatGGACAAATGATCTATTACCAATTGttctgtgtgcaaaaataacaaatttaggtatatattttaattggacttttttgtgtatagtattttaatatttaaatagaaCAGAGTCTTTATTGGTATTGATATAAATTgtggttacttttttttaacaagtcaaaaggtttggtttcaAAATGTTCACCATTGTTTTCCAGGTGTCTTTGGCACTCAGGGAGGGAAGGATTTCAGCAACAGAACTTTGTAGGAGATGCCTGAACCGCATCAAGAAAACGCAGCATCTTAATGCGTACATCACTGTGACAGAGGAGCTGGCACTGAAGCAGGCTCAAGAAGCAGACAGCAGGCTTCAGCAAGGTCTGTACACATGACTATTTATTTGCATCTCTCGTCTATGGAGTCACAAGTTTTACTGTTTGGGACTTTGTCTCCTATCAGGTGTCTCCAAAGGTCCTCTGGATGGAATCCCTTTTGCAGTTAAAGACAACTTTTGCACGGAGAATATCAGGACCACATGTGCTTCCCGGATGCTCAGAGGTAATGTCTGCATATCACCTCAGTGTTAAGTTACCATGTCTTATAATGTTCAGCTTTATGTCAGTCCACTGATCATTACCTGTGACTGTTTGTGCTGCAGAATACTTTCCACCTTATAATGCTACAGTTGTTAAGAAGCTCATGGAGCAAGGGGCTGTCCTGGTGGGGAAGACCAACATGGATGAGTTTGCTATGGGGTAAGACCTTGGGTatgttctttcatttctttttttaatttgaagaaGCCAAgagtacatgtttgttttttttcatttcaaagcgCAGGCAGCACAGATGGGGCTTACGGACCAGTAAGGAATCCCTGGGGCTATGCTGCTCCCTACAGAGAACAGACAGGGGCAACACCTGACTCTGATTGGGTCATCACTGGAGGAAGTTCAGGGGGAAGTGCTGCAGCTGTGGCTTCACTCACCAGCTTTCTGTATGaaaacacattcactcatttatattaaaaacaattacagaAGTAGTGGCGCTTGCAGATTAAAAGATCAGTTGCTTTTGTAATTACTGACAGGGCTTTGGGTTCAGACACAGGTGGTTCTACTCGCAACCCAGCAGCACTCTGTGGTGTCGTGGCCCTGAAGCCGACCTATGGCCTGCTGTCCAGACACGGTCTCATCCCTCTTGTCAACTCTATGGACGTTCCTGGCATCATGAGCCGCACTGTCAGTGACACAGCCATCGTCTTAGGTAGCAAAACCTAAAGAGTCTGTCATTATAGACACTGAGGGAGAGTGTGTTACATTCATAGCTGAACATCATTGGATCTATATTAAACCTTTCCTTGCTCTTCAGGAGTATGGTCATGGTCTAGATGCACCTCAATTGTGTTATTACACTAAATTCAGTGTTTCAGTCAATTATGTCCTGGGGATTtgtggtgaaaaaaagaaatagctcTCAAGAACACAGGAATATAATCATCGTTTAACTGATAATATAAGAAATACATTTGCCATAAAGGAAGAAAATCAATCCCCTGTGTTTGATAGACACCTACAATGATTTGTATGCCTCTTAAATCTGTCCACGTTTCATATTGCTATTCATTTTACACGCAATCCTCAAATAGTGAACTGCATAACTGagatttttaatgaaatgttaCACAGGAATACTCCAAGGCCTCGATGTAAGAGACTCGACGACAATTCCTGCCCCTCCATCCCTGACGGAGCTACCTGAAGACTTTGATGTTAAGAATCTCCGTGTAGGCGTCCCTAAGGTGAGCCATGAACTCACCTGTAGTAATGtaattctaaaaaaaactaaactaatctaaaaaaaagtttagtttTAAGGTTTTCTTTTGTTCTATCCTGTCCTTTCAGGAGTACCACGCCCCGGGACTGTCTGTGGAAACTCAAGCTCAATGGAGTCGTGTTGCCGACATGTTTGAGAGAGCCGGGGCGAGGGTGGAGCAGGTGTCGCTCCCCCACACTCAGTTCTCCATCGTGTGCTACCACGTCCTGTGCCACGCTGAAGTGGCTTCTAACATGGCCCGATTTGACGGCCTTGAATATGGTATGACCCTGCTTGCTCTATAGACTcgacagaaaaaagaaatcatatttTTCTGCCATTATTGTCACAAGATGGTGATAATGGCAATGTATTTGATTTGCACCTCTTCTCTGTCAGGCCACCGTAGCGAGGTGAACAGCTCAACAGAGGCCATGTATGCGTCAACGCGACACGAGGGCTTCAATGACGTAGTGAGAGGAAGGATTCTTTCTGGGAACTACTTCCTTCTCAAACAGTGAGACATCACACTGAACCTATGCAGACCATCATGCTTCATTTCACCCAACTTCAAACCAGCGTGGAAACCAAGGCACTCTTAATAATCAAATCACAAAAGTCAGTCACTGTCTTAATTCAActgtgaacccgggtcttctcgctgcaaggcgagagtgctaaccgctacaccaccgtgtggcccagtcTTGAATGTCTTACTTCAAATTTAAGAAGACATTTGGGGAAGTTGTTCTATTTTAAATCGTGTGATTTTAaactgagttttgttttttcaggaaCTACCAGCACTACTTTGTGAAGGCGCAGAAAGTGCGCCGGCTGATCGCCGATGACTTCAGGCACGTGTTCAGCTCAGGTGTTGACGTGCTGCTGACGCCCACCACTCTGACTGATGCAGCCCGCTACTCCGACTTTACACAGGAAGACAACCGAACGCGCAGTGCACAGGAAGACGTGTTCACTCagcctgccaacatggcaggtacagagaggaaaaagacCGTTTCAAAGCAGAACACCTTAAGTTTAGAGGAAGTTCTGCGTGCATAGATACACTTAGATACTCTGTGCACCCACACAACTGTAACTGAACACTTTTCACTTACAATGAGTAAAGATAAAGCTGCTTCTTCTGTGCAGCAAAGGCTAAGTGTATCATGTTTTCTATTGAAATAAAAAGGGTCGTTTTTAATTGCTGAAGGCAAACATAAACATCCTCCTTTATCACTTTAATCACTCTATCTTTTATCTCTCTTCTGCTTCTCCTGCAGGTCTGCCTGCTGTTTCAGTGCCGGTTGCTTTATCAAGGCGAGGGCTTCCCATTGGCTTACAGCTCATTGGCCCTGCTGTCCAGGACATGAAGCTGCTCAGTGTTGCCCAGTGGATCGAGCAGAAGGTTGGATTTCCCTCCATCAGGGACTACGACAACTCCACGAACGAAACAGGAGTGACTGAAAGGGAGAGGACCTCCGCTGTATGACAAGAACTTATGGACACAAGGATTTTCATTAAATCATATAAACTATTGAACTACATGGATCATATGTCGGGTGGAGGGATTTCCAAATGTTTCCTGAAGATGCTGTTAAATAAAAGTTGCTTTGCTCAGTTACTTTGACAAGGTGATTGTTATTGTAGGTGTGTGCATTCCATCATATGTACCTGCACCAGGTAAATCAGGAAGCAGGGCTTGACCTATATTACTTAAAAAACAAGGAagtcgtggggggggggggggttaactgCCAGCTCCCCAGCTTGTAGCTTGTATTTTAATATCGAAGAGAGATTGCAATGAGTAATTTGATGTATGGACCTTTAAGTTTAGTGCTTATTTGGACAAAGGTTACAGCTTGTTATCACAATGGAAGCAGGAAATTTAGCTGCACATCAAGCTTTCTTTAACCCATGTGGCTATAGAAATAAGCCACATTTAAGAAAGTGACAAACAGAGTGTCACAAATTAAAGCGTTATTCAACTTACAAATGTCAGTCGTTGGCTGTAGGTGACTGGACATTGAAGACGTTTCATCACGCAAACCAGGTGAGAAACGTCTTCAgctcaactcaagcaagtccagttgcctacagctgaAGAAGACTGTGATCTGGATGACTGAAAACCTTCACTGACAACTTTGTAATGCACAGTATATTCTTAGGTTTTATTCCTGCTGGAACAGAATCATTTCCCAGTCTGGGATGGataaagtctgtctgtctgtctgtctgtgttcatgtcTCGCATACATAAACAAGCTTGTGTTGAGTACAATGTATagaaatgatgtcacaggtcacCACCCAGGCAgcgctcttctcctcctcctcaatatactgtatatgatcaTAAAGATGATTGTTGGTGCGACTGACTGCTGCGTGTCCACTGGGGGGCACAGGTAGGCTGTGTTTCCCCTGGGATTTCTACACTGAACCTCTGGACTAAGGATGAAGCTGCACTTTCACagatctaaaaaaacaaactcctctCTCCACCTTGACAAAAGTGAGCAGACATGTTGTACATTATTCCATCGGAAATGCCGGCCTCAAACCATTTTGACCTGGACAGATACTGTCCCTGACGCACTGAGACCATCCACATTAGTCAACTGCAGTGAAACGAATCCAGACTTCCAATTACAGAATCCATTATAATCTACAGGAGGGAAACTGTACTTGTTCTCATGCTTAATCTGGATACTTTAATTAAACAGCGCTTTCTAAagttcttcattttctttttcctgcttcgtgacccggtcagaacaagggcctttttgcgtggagtttgcatgtcgtccccgtgtgtgcgtgactTTTCCCCCGCGTTCTCTTGTTTCCATAGTCaacaacatgcagatttgggtattaggtaaattggatgCTCCAAATTGACTGTAGAGAGTggatgttgtttgtctctatgtgtccctgtgatggactggggatctgtccacggtgtgaccccgcctttcaccatatgtcagctgggattggcaccagcgccccctgcgagGACAAATAAGCCTCTCATTTAACCTTATATAGTGCtagttttatgtcattttaaaagtagCTCACACTAGTTTGTGCTTGGTTTCCACAGCAACCAGATAACTCACAAATGACCGTCTCCTTTGCTTGTATTAGTTTTCCAGTCAGAACGATAATGCAGTTCTGAGTTCCGATTTACCCGTGTGTGTAAAATCTAGGTGTGAAAAACAGGAACAGGATGAAGGGCGTGTGTTGATTTATACGCAGCATTTactacaacccccccccccccacacacacacacacacacacacacagactcaaccGAGACTCAATCAAACAAGTCATATTAAAGACGTAAACCAGTCAGGACTTTCATATAAACACGCATTCATTATTATAgtaattattaaatgtttattctcTTCAAGGTTTTTGCTTAGGCTCCACATTTATGCACAGGATGTGGTGACAGAGCACATCTCCATTTCCTTGAAGCGATGACAACGATGATGCACGCTTTGATGCACAATAAGTGACGGCATACAGTTAATCCATCGTCTGTATGAGTGATTAAATATCTATAATACCTGCAATATTatacagagaagagaaacaacagcagctcacacaatgagcaagcacaaGGCAGAAGTGGAGAGAAATTTTgacttttaacaggaagaagaaaaaaccagACACAAAAATGTGCGGCcgtctgccaagacaggttggggtgaaaggaaaaaaggtggacagaagagagagaccaggagcagatatgtCAGGTTATGATGCTTCATTGTTTTGTCTCTATAGCAACAAGATGTTGCTCTCACACGGATGTTACCTTAAATACTGACATTAGTCACAGAGGTCTGAGAATCAAGCTTGTTCTTGGTGTTGTGCTATTTTGGGCAAATGACTTGATAAGTGAGTGTTCACAGGCTCAAGAGCAGTGGGTTTTTTAATATTCCTCTCTCATTCTTCTCTGTCTGACCACACTGGTCCCTCGGTTAAatgccccccccacacacacacagcatcacttgttcttttccttttctgtctTAAATGTAACGTATGGCTTGTGGTGTAGGTCAGCTCTAGGTGTGCAGTTGGAGAGACTTTTCACTCAAAACCACTGCTGTGAACCCTGCGGGGTATAattaatgtatacatttataaaatcaataatagtcaagcccAGGTGGTTAGAGGGGGGTGTAGTCATTTGTGACTGCAGCCAGAAcacttatcacacacacactgcaacctCATGCTCTCATTtgtgccaaaacacacattcctGCTTTTgagagcagcagctaaaatggCTTCACAGTTCAGGAATGAAAGCTCGAGTGTCCTTCAGCTCTCGCCGATCAGTCTCTCCCTCATGTCCTTCATCTACCCTTGCTCTTTATCTGCCTCCAAGAATGtgctccctccccctctcctcttaTCCACCTGCAAACAAATACCTAACCCAAACTCAGGGCTGCTTACATTTCAGGTGGACAGAGATGGGTGGAGCAGTTAGAGGGGAGGAGAAGGTCAGCGTTAAGTGGTCGCACTCTAGTGGCTCAACTCAAAAGAATTCCTTTTTCCCCAAAGTGACCACACTAGTGTCATTAAATCGTCATGGTGCTGCAGGAAtgtggcttttaaaaaaactttaactCACATATAAAGACATGGATGTCTACATGTCCCAGAGTAGTCAGAGGCTAATGATGGACAAGACAGATCCAAATCTACCTAAAACGTCGACAATTGAGCTTTGTCATGTGACCAGTGGGAGGTGATTCCTACAGGGTGGACACAGGTGAATTCCAGTAATCTTTCACAGAGATCCTTGATGGCAGCCATGTGAATCAAGGCTTGGCTTTGGTTAAATGGTTGACTGTTATTTTGGGGAAGACTGAGAAAAGATCACATTCAACTCCAAGTCAAACTTTTCTCACAGTAGGAAGTTAAACTGCAAAAAGTGCATTTGACTGAAGTTAAACACACGTAAAGTCACAGCTTGGAAccataaaaaagaagaaatgtcaCATGTGGCTATAGAAATAAGCCACATTAGAGGAAGTGACAACAGAAAAGCACCATCATGACAAATTAAAGCTTTATTCAACTTATAAACATCAAAATCTAAAAAAGGCCTGATGTTTACATTAGTCACATTCCAAAGTttgcaatacaaaaaaaaaaactgttacacTCGTTCACGATCATTAGGTTCAAAGGcttcaaatcacacacacaaccctgcAGTAAGAGAAATTCACTGGTTTCTTTAAACTACATCCGTGTACTTTGAACAGGATGTTGGGAGCAGACTGACACGACCATGAGGGTGAGGGGTTGACACAGGTGTATTTTCATGTGGTCCATGATGGTTTCCTGCCGAGAGCAGGGGCGTGCATTCATCGTCAAGTCCACAACCTCATGGGAAGGTAtcttaaaaacatttgttgggTAACTCTGCGCCCCCCTAGTTCAGCCTCGTTAGTGGTGTCCAGTGTGGTGAGCCGTCAGTCCCGGGTCATTGGGACCATCCGTGCAGGAGAGAAGCTGCCAGAGTCAgcggcagcagcacagagactcCTGCGCTCCTCTCACAGCCACTCTTATCTTTGGATGTGGCGTTGACTGAGGCAGTGGGAGTCACGCTGTGGTTTCCGCTCGTGGGGGCTGCAGTTGTGATTCCCGCCTGAACCacctgaggaagaagaagaagaaaaaaaaaaaagagaagtcaCATTTACGGTGCGTAAAAGACAGTTCCTCACAGATAACAACGTTAAAGTAATCCAGACCATCAAAGTACAGGAGCACAAtatacaatacattttaataaactgaATTTTATCTTtacaaatcttgttttttttttatcatcttaaACCCCTTTCAACCACAATACacaacctcttttttttaaaaaacacatctacTTCATAAACCAGTGCGGAACAATTCCTCACCAACGTTTTTTTTCAAGATTAAagacaatacattttaatgagacattaaaacacagtaaatgtgtttttaaattaattctTTAACACATAATTGCCCTTAATAAAACGGTGGACtctaaaatcaaaaaaagatTCGTCCATTAATCACGACCACCTGCGACATTAGGACACTGTTTTAgcagctaaaaaaacaaaacgttctTCTAACCCTTTTTTCTCCCGTTATTTGGAACAACACCTGGTTAATTGGCAAAAAAAGGTGTTTCTTTTCCCCCAATAAAAGTTATGAGAACGTGAGAGAAACTGACCTGTGAGGAGAGAAGAGCCAGCAGGAAAACTCCAAGGACAATCACACTCAGTTTGTTCATCTTTGCGTAGGACAGCGTTAGTTGTCTGCTCTGCTCGAAACAATGAAGCGAATGAAATCAGAATCCGCTGCAGTGCTTTATATACAGGACCGTGACGTCATCAACCACTCAACACCACCTGCTGTAGACCACGACGCATTCAGGTGCTGTCTGAAAAAGCCCTTAATTAGTCAGAGTCGAgaacagatgtttgtttgtataacattattttcagctctttttctgtcataatgTGTCTCATTGAGAAAATGTACCGCGGCTATTTCATTAGCATGATAATATATGTTTAAATTCCAGTGGACACGTTTATTACTTTCCTTCAAGTTAGTTTAACAGCGCCCTCCAGTGGCGACTACTGTTAAAATATGGTCAGTATGGATTTGAATGAAATTAGATACGTTTGAATATATACACGCAGCTAAAGAGGTCCactttaaaattttaaattgaatatttcAATCCAGATAAATAAACAGAGTTTTGGTTTTAATGCGAAGAATAATACAGCAGCAATGTACTTCAGGAAGATAGAGTGTGGTCAAGCTAACTGACACTAATTTCACCGCGGTCAAACTTTGAGAGACTATAAGGTCTGAGAAACAAAGCTGCGaggattttcattatttttctcattcagAAATGTGCTTACAAACGTGCACTTTGACATACGGCGCACtcggtgtttttattttgaaaaccggatgtcgACGTTCTTCCAAATCAGCTTGACGCATTGGATTACAGGCTTTTCACCGTAAAAGCCTTTGGAAAAATGGCGCTAACGAGtagagaagacagagaaacGAGTGTCTCTTCGTTacgttttttttcatgaaaatatTATGAACGTATCATGACAATTACAATGATTTCTGGCCAGTGTcactttattaaaatgaaactaAATGAACTGAGATGGCAGATTAAACCCACGCACATATCAAGTGAAAAGGCACGAGAACTCATtactgaatgtaaaaaaaataataaaatacacacacacataccgaGTATTCTGGGGTAATGCACATTTTGCAGTTTAAATAATGggtttaaatggaaaaaaaatcccaaaaataTCGTATGACCCAGTTGAGTTTCCGTAGTTGTCCGTTTCAATATTTCTTCCGGAAGAAACACGACACTCCAAGAAGGGCGGAACGTAACGACGACGCTATTACTGCAACAGTCACAATAAGGAAATAGACGCTCGgaacttttttgttgtttttcttcactttcgTGGCCACAGAGCTTTTTCACCTCCCCATGCTGCTGTGCCGGGTTTCGGCAGTTAGCCATGCGTTAGCCAGATGGGGACGGAGGTCACACCGGGGAGGCGGCCTCCTCCACCCTGCGCTCTCCTTCAGCTCGAGCCGCTGTCATTTCAGTGTCAGTTCAGGAGAAGACGTCTCTCAGTCCCCGGTGGGAGGTTCTGCTCAGGGACAGTACCGAGAGACAGTGCTCCTTCCTCGAACCGAGTTCCCAATGAAACTGACTGGACAGAAGCTGGTGCACCGAGAGCTCGAGATACAGCAGGTGCGACGAGACTGCACTCAAAATCTGATAACTTTATTTACTTAAACGTGTT
This genomic interval from Solea solea chromosome 18, fSolSol10.1, whole genome shotgun sequence contains the following:
- the qrsl1 gene encoding glutamyl-tRNA(Gln) amidotransferase subunit A, mitochondrial isoform X1; the protein is MLNLTIREVSLALREGRISATELCRRCLNRIKKTQHLNAYITVTEELALKQAQEADSRLQQGVSKGPLDGIPFAVKDNFCTENIRTTCASRMLREYFPPYNATVVKKLMEQGAVLVGKTNMDEFAMGAGSTDGAYGPVRNPWGYAAPYREQTGATPDSDWVITGGSSGGSAAAVASLTSFLALGSDTGGSTRNPAALCGVVALKPTYGLLSRHGLIPLVNSMDVPGIMSRTVSDTAIVLGILQGLDVRDSTTIPAPPSLTELPEDFDVKNLRVGVPKEYHAPGLSVETQAQWSRVADMFERAGARVEQVSLPHTQFSIVCYHVLCHAEVASNMARFDGLEYGHRSEVNSSTEAMYASTRHEGFNDVVRGRILSGNYFLLKQNYQHYFVKAQKVRRLIADDFRHVFSSGVDVLLTPTTLTDAARYSDFTQEDNRTRSAQEDVFTQPANMAGLPAVSVPVALSRRGLPIGLQLIGPAVQDMKLLSVAQWIEQKVGFPSIRDYDNSTNETGVTERERTSAV
- the qrsl1 gene encoding glutamyl-tRNA(Gln) amidotransferase subunit A, mitochondrial isoform X2 codes for the protein MESLLQLKTTFARRISGPHVLPGCSENTFHLIMLQLLRSSWSKGLSWWGRPTWMSLLWGSTDGAYGPVRNPWGYAAPYREQTGATPDSDWVITGGSSGGSAAAVASLTSFLALGSDTGGSTRNPAALCGVVALKPTYGLLSRHGLIPLVNSMDVPGIMSRTVSDTAIVLGILQGLDVRDSTTIPAPPSLTELPEDFDVKNLRVGVPKEYHAPGLSVETQAQWSRVADMFERAGARVEQVSLPHTQFSIVCYHVLCHAEVASNMARFDGLEYGHRSEVNSSTEAMYASTRHEGFNDVVRGRILSGNYFLLKQNYQHYFVKAQKVRRLIADDFRHVFSSGVDVLLTPTTLTDAARYSDFTQEDNRTRSAQEDVFTQPANMAGLPAVSVPVALSRRGLPIGLQLIGPAVQDMKLLSVAQWIEQKVGFPSIRDYDNSTNETGVTERERTSAV